From a region of the Aeoliella mucimassa genome:
- a CDS encoding arylsulfatase translates to MRRLPGFLALLVLLFGSATCQGDDKPNILVIWGDDIGWSNVSCYGNGIMGYTTPNIDSIARGGVLFTDHYAQPSCTAGRSAFITGQYPIRSGMTTVGQPGDTLGLQAESPCLAEYLKKAGYRTGHFGKNHLGDRNEHLPTAHGFDEFYGNLYHLNTQEEAEQRDYQNFGEKYSGSLEAYEKKFGTRGVIHSFATDTDDPTEDPRFGKVGKQTIEDTGPLTQERMKNFDAGEVIPKALGFIEKAKEADEPFFVWLNTTRMHLYTRIDDEWLRKVEKITSESDVHGAGMLQHDHDIGLVLDALKEMGLDENTIIVYSTDNGPEHSSWPHGATTPFRGEKMTTYEGGVRVPCVVKWPGHIPAGTRLNGIQAHQDLFTTLAAAAGMDDIATTIREEEKQYIDGVNNLDYWTGKSDSSNRDHIFYYYESKLTAVRMGPWKFHFSTKEDYYANVVPRTAPLVFNIRMDPYEGYDSADSYGHLMQKVSWLMQPMGELMQAHLKSLAEYPPVQGGKSFDMSNVVDEFVKKAKQ, encoded by the coding sequence ATGCGACGCTTACCCGGTTTCCTGGCTCTTTTGGTTCTCCTGTTTGGCTCGGCGACCTGCCAAGGTGACGACAAGCCGAACATCCTCGTCATCTGGGGCGACGACATCGGCTGGTCAAATGTCAGTTGCTACGGCAATGGCATCATGGGCTATACGACGCCGAACATCGATAGCATCGCTCGTGGCGGAGTGCTCTTCACTGATCACTACGCCCAGCCATCCTGCACCGCGGGGCGGTCTGCATTCATCACCGGGCAGTATCCCATTCGTTCGGGCATGACCACCGTTGGACAGCCAGGCGACACCCTCGGGCTGCAAGCGGAATCGCCCTGCCTGGCTGAGTATCTCAAAAAAGCAGGCTACCGCACCGGCCATTTCGGCAAGAATCACCTGGGCGACCGCAACGAGCATCTTCCGACTGCCCATGGATTCGATGAGTTCTATGGCAATCTTTACCATCTCAATACTCAGGAAGAAGCCGAGCAACGTGACTACCAAAACTTTGGTGAGAAGTACTCGGGCAGCCTCGAAGCGTACGAGAAGAAGTTTGGCACTCGTGGTGTGATTCATTCGTTCGCGACCGATACCGACGACCCCACGGAAGACCCTCGTTTTGGAAAGGTTGGCAAGCAGACGATCGAAGATACCGGCCCGCTGACTCAGGAGCGGATGAAGAACTTCGACGCTGGTGAAGTCATCCCCAAGGCGCTTGGGTTTATCGAGAAGGCCAAAGAAGCGGACGAACCGTTTTTCGTATGGCTCAACACCACCCGCATGCACCTTTACACTCGCATCGATGACGAGTGGCTCCGCAAGGTGGAGAAGATCACCAGCGAGAGCGATGTGCATGGGGCGGGCATGCTGCAGCATGATCATGATATCGGCCTTGTGCTGGATGCCTTGAAAGAGATGGGCCTCGACGAAAACACGATCATTGTCTACTCCACCGATAATGGTCCTGAACACTCCTCTTGGCCTCACGGCGCGACCACTCCGTTCCGGGGCGAGAAGATGACCACCTACGAAGGTGGAGTGCGTGTGCCGTGTGTCGTGAAATGGCCAGGCCACATCCCAGCCGGCACCCGGCTCAACGGCATCCAGGCGCATCAGGACCTGTTCACCACGCTGGCCGCTGCGGCCGGCATGGACGACATCGCTACCACGATTCGCGAGGAAGAAAAGCAGTACATCGATGGCGTGAACAATCTCGACTACTGGACAGGCAAAAGCGATTCGTCGAACCGCGACCACATCTTCTACTACTACGAAAGCAAACTTACTGCTGTGCGGATGGGCCCCTGGAAGTTCCACTTCTCGACCAAAGAGGACTACTACGCGAACGTGGTGCCGCGCACCGCGCCGCTGGTGTTCAACATCCGGATGGACCCGTACGAAGGCTACGATAGTGCGGACTCCTATGGCCATTTGATGCAAAAAGTATCGTGGTTGATGCAGCCGATGGGCGAACTCATGCAAGCTCACCTCAAGTCGCTAGCCGAGTACCCACCGGTACAAGGCGGCAAGTCGTTCGATATGTCGAATGTCGTCGACGAGTTTGTCAAAAAGGCAAAGCAGTAG
- a CDS encoding IS110 family transposase, producing MENSLQSTWIGVDVAKHHWDVVVAGQTQVHHFPADQEGCQQLQQFLAQHQVTHACLEATGGYERMLADFLREQGIVVSIANPRQIRDFARTQGQLAKTDRLDALVIARYAVLMQPKKTKKPSENERKLGSLRTRRQQVSDALTREKNRLGTQHDDLVRQSIEEAIDFYQRQLEQLDQQIQQLLQADDQFRERSALLTSVPGVGATTAAALIAHLPELGSLNRGEASRLAGLAPINRDSGTLRGKRMIGGGRAVVRKMLYMPTLVATKHNRVIREHYQQLLQRGKAKMIALTACMRKLLLILNAMIKTNSTWNDPRET from the coding sequence ATGGAAAACAGTTTGCAAAGTACTTGGATTGGGGTTGATGTTGCCAAGCATCATTGGGACGTGGTCGTTGCCGGGCAAACCCAGGTGCATCACTTCCCTGCCGACCAAGAGGGATGCCAGCAACTTCAGCAGTTTCTCGCTCAGCATCAGGTAACCCATGCCTGCCTCGAAGCGACAGGAGGCTACGAACGAATGTTAGCCGACTTCCTTCGTGAGCAAGGGATCGTGGTGAGTATCGCCAACCCACGTCAGATTCGCGATTTCGCCCGTACTCAAGGCCAGCTTGCCAAGACCGATCGTCTCGACGCGCTAGTGATCGCTCGTTATGCGGTACTGATGCAGCCCAAGAAGACCAAAAAACCCTCGGAAAACGAGCGGAAACTCGGTTCCCTCCGGACACGTCGGCAGCAAGTGAGCGATGCTCTGACGCGGGAGAAAAACCGGTTGGGTACACAGCACGATGACTTGGTGCGCCAGTCGATTGAAGAAGCCATTGACTTCTACCAACGACAGCTTGAACAGCTCGATCAACAGATCCAACAGCTATTACAAGCCGACGATCAGTTTCGAGAACGCTCGGCACTGCTGACCTCGGTGCCTGGCGTGGGGGCAACGACGGCCGCAGCCTTGATCGCTCACTTGCCAGAGCTGGGATCGCTTAATCGTGGCGAGGCGTCACGTCTTGCAGGCCTGGCACCGATTAACCGTGATAGCGGAACCTTGCGAGGCAAGCGGATGATTGGCGGCGGCCGAGCGGTCGTACGCAAGATGCTCTACATGCCCACTCTCGTCGCGACCAAGCATAACCGAGTCATTCGCGAGCACTACCAGCAGCTGCTGCAACGAGGCAAAGCCAAAATGATCGCCCTTACCGCCTGCATGCGAAAACTACTACTGATACTCAATGCCATGATTAAAACAAATTCCACCTGGAATGACCCCCGGGAGACTTGA
- a CDS encoding efflux RND transporter periplasmic adaptor subunit: MFRTAASIALLAAGVGGCLMMGKVETHRGAEPEAPVPIVEVAVAQEQNDGIPFSVDGVVVPYRQVEIAAEVSGRVEYKADECRGGRTVRQGQLLLRIDSRNYQLEVNRLQQELTQAKGTLEELEVQVENAKTQIELAAEDLKIRQRELKRYAEVNDPGAVSGAEVDTARRNELSARNTLETQRDRLQELESTRTRLESVRDLVQVNLDKAQLDLKRCEIYAPIEGIVVSDEVEQDGYVQQGTPVVVLQDTSQVEVACKLYMSQMNWLWQSSNPADGDAEGVSAFDFPATPVEVVYDLGATSYVWDGVLQRYEAAGIDEQTRMAPCRVQVKNPLEARLEVDSQAVEDAPRRSLPTLMTGMFVEVRVRATPNTTLVRIPQQGLQPGNKVWVVRDGELVITNVRLAGRDGEGAVIYGAQGGPMPGDQVIVSPMAAPREGQRVEVHKDA; this comes from the coding sequence TTGTTCCGAACCGCTGCGTCGATAGCTTTGCTGGCAGCCGGCGTCGGGGGCTGTTTGATGATGGGCAAGGTAGAGACCCACCGCGGTGCCGAACCTGAAGCTCCGGTGCCGATTGTCGAGGTGGCCGTTGCTCAGGAGCAAAACGATGGCATCCCCTTTTCGGTCGATGGCGTCGTGGTGCCTTACCGCCAGGTGGAGATCGCGGCCGAGGTGAGCGGACGCGTTGAGTACAAGGCCGACGAATGTCGCGGCGGCCGCACGGTTCGCCAGGGGCAATTGCTGCTGCGGATTGATTCGCGCAACTATCAACTAGAAGTCAATCGACTGCAGCAGGAACTGACGCAGGCCAAGGGAACGCTGGAGGAACTCGAAGTTCAAGTCGAGAACGCGAAAACGCAGATTGAGCTGGCCGCGGAAGACCTGAAGATTCGCCAACGCGAACTGAAACGCTATGCCGAAGTAAACGACCCCGGCGCGGTGTCGGGCGCGGAGGTTGATACCGCCCGCCGCAACGAGCTGTCGGCCCGCAATACGCTGGAGACCCAGCGTGACCGCCTGCAGGAGCTAGAGTCGACACGCACCCGCCTGGAGAGTGTCCGGGATTTGGTGCAGGTGAATCTCGACAAAGCCCAACTCGATCTCAAGCGATGCGAGATCTACGCACCGATCGAAGGTATCGTCGTAAGCGACGAGGTGGAGCAAGATGGCTACGTGCAGCAAGGCACGCCTGTGGTGGTGTTGCAAGACACCTCGCAGGTGGAAGTTGCTTGCAAGCTCTATATGTCGCAAATGAACTGGCTTTGGCAGTCGTCGAATCCCGCGGATGGCGACGCGGAGGGAGTCAGCGCGTTTGATTTCCCCGCGACTCCGGTCGAAGTGGTTTACGACCTGGGAGCGACCTCTTATGTATGGGATGGCGTGCTGCAGCGGTACGAAGCGGCTGGCATCGACGAACAAACTCGTATGGCACCTTGCCGAGTGCAGGTGAAGAACCCGCTCGAGGCTCGCCTGGAAGTCGACTCGCAGGCGGTCGAAGACGCCCCGCGGCGATCGTTGCCAACGCTTATGACCGGCATGTTTGTCGAAGTGCGAGTGCGGGCGACTCCCAACACCACCCTGGTGCGAATCCCTCAACAAGGTTTGCAGCCTGGTAATAAGGTATGGGTGGTGCGTGATGGCGAATTGGTGATTACCAACGTGCGACTGGCTGGTCGCGACGGAGAGGGAGCGGTGATTTACGGGGCGCAAGGAGGACCGATGCCGGGAGATCAGGTGATTGTCTCGCCGATGGCGGCCCCGCGCGAAGGCCAGCGAGTTGAGGTTCATAAAGACGCATGA
- a CDS encoding TetR/AcrR family transcriptional regulator, with amino-acid sequence MSQDSRQRLLQSAIEHFAAKGYEGATVRDICETAGLNVNAVKYYFEDKRTLHAAAVTEAHHLAMQDKPFTEIPTTGTPQEKLRQFIHQTMGIVFGGERRDQPHHLLLARELTDPSETTAQFFKTFVKPRFDFLEQTLQALLPKGFPGTERRLLVLSVIGQCMHYRVGAEVDKFMFPTGEYEKLTAERVAEHIYRVTLAAIEGYQTSSQSEIRSKPPI; translated from the coding sequence ATGAGCCAGGATTCCCGTCAACGGTTGCTGCAGTCAGCTATCGAGCACTTCGCGGCCAAAGGCTACGAGGGGGCTACGGTGCGGGATATCTGCGAAACCGCTGGGCTCAACGTAAACGCGGTGAAATACTACTTTGAGGACAAACGTACGCTCCATGCCGCGGCGGTGACCGAAGCCCACCACCTGGCGATGCAGGACAAACCTTTTACCGAAATACCAACCACCGGCACCCCCCAAGAAAAACTCAGGCAATTCATCCATCAAACCATGGGCATTGTCTTTGGGGGAGAACGCAGGGATCAGCCACATCACTTGCTGCTAGCACGCGAACTGACCGACCCTAGTGAAACGACAGCGCAGTTCTTCAAAACGTTCGTTAAACCGCGATTCGACTTTCTCGAGCAAACATTACAGGCTCTTTTACCGAAAGGCTTTCCAGGCACCGAACGTCGGTTGTTAGTGCTCTCCGTCATCGGGCAGTGCATGCATTACCGCGTTGGAGCCGAAGTCGACAAGTTCATGTTCCCCACGGGTGAATACGAAAAACTAACGGCCGAACGAGTTGCCGAGCACATCTATCGAGTTACCTTGGCTGCCATCGAGGGCTATCAAACAAGTTCACAATCCGAAATCCGGTCAAAGCCCCCGATCTGA
- a CDS encoding methyl-accepting chemotaxis protein — translation MAWFKQLSVGAKLFAAFSSLLILMIVMGLVAISKLSTLNANVEALTYKWIPSRAQANLLSTNTSNHRVYTFKLCMVETDEEITTCKKALDECAQKLNASYEELSELCSSDEEQKNVDAIGSRLTKYLGESDRMITFLDEGGKSQAKELLLGGLFAARMDLEDAINEVLAFNRDGCNSEASAGIAAYTSALIVISIVLVVNCIAGLAMAAWISRWFSGAIRKVETISTSVASAAQQLSGASDTLSSGTQESASSLEETAASLEQITATVRQNADNAEQANQLANSSRKTAEQGGEVVSHAVQAMQEISDSSRKIADIITTIDEIAFQTNLLALNAAVEAARAGEQGRGFAVVADEVRSLAQRSGTAAREIKRLIEDSVDKVKAGSELVNKSGETLSDIVTSVKRVTDIVAEIAAASSEQTAGIEQINKAITQIDHVTQDNASQTEEMSCTASSLLNQSQLLQTVVSQFNLSKNEPTDAAMPIATVSAKSPKRAPISEHRRKPRPAVTRPIERTPVVDHVDDMELVGVGADYGAFEEF, via the coding sequence ATGGCCTGGTTCAAACAACTAAGCGTGGGGGCAAAGCTATTTGCTGCATTCTCCTCGCTGCTGATACTGATGATTGTCATGGGGTTGGTAGCCATCTCCAAGCTATCGACACTCAACGCCAACGTAGAAGCACTGACTTATAAATGGATTCCCTCTCGTGCGCAGGCGAATCTGCTAAGCACGAACACCTCGAACCATCGGGTCTACACGTTCAAACTGTGCATGGTGGAGACCGATGAAGAAATCACCACGTGCAAGAAAGCGCTGGACGAGTGTGCCCAGAAACTGAATGCCAGTTATGAAGAACTGAGCGAACTGTGCTCGTCGGACGAGGAGCAAAAGAATGTTGATGCAATCGGGAGTCGCTTAACTAAGTATCTTGGCGAAAGCGATCGGATGATCACCTTCTTGGATGAAGGGGGCAAGAGCCAAGCGAAAGAGTTGTTGTTGGGAGGGTTGTTTGCAGCTCGTATGGATCTAGAAGACGCCATCAACGAAGTACTCGCATTCAATCGCGATGGTTGCAACTCCGAAGCAAGTGCGGGTATTGCCGCTTACACTTCTGCATTGATCGTGATCAGTATCGTGCTCGTTGTGAACTGCATCGCTGGTTTGGCGATGGCGGCATGGATTTCGCGTTGGTTTAGCGGTGCCATTCGCAAGGTCGAAACGATCTCCACTTCGGTCGCTTCAGCAGCACAGCAGCTCTCAGGAGCTTCGGATACGCTCAGTTCGGGCACGCAAGAGTCGGCTTCGAGTTTGGAGGAAACCGCCGCGAGCCTCGAGCAAATCACCGCGACCGTGCGGCAGAATGCCGACAATGCCGAGCAGGCGAATCAGCTGGCTAATAGCTCGCGAAAAACGGCCGAGCAGGGGGGCGAAGTCGTCTCCCACGCCGTGCAAGCGATGCAGGAAATCAGCGATTCGTCTCGCAAGATCGCAGACATCATTACCACGATCGACGAGATTGCCTTCCAAACCAACCTGCTTGCCTTGAACGCCGCGGTCGAAGCCGCCAGGGCTGGGGAGCAGGGACGCGGGTTTGCCGTCGTCGCTGACGAGGTTCGCAGCTTGGCCCAACGTTCCGGCACAGCCGCTCGGGAGATCAAAAGGTTGATCGAAGACTCTGTCGACAAAGTGAAAGCGGGGTCCGAACTGGTCAACAAGTCGGGCGAGACTCTGAGCGACATCGTGACGAGCGTCAAGCGAGTGACCGATATCGTTGCGGAAATCGCCGCAGCCAGCAGCGAACAGACCGCCGGTATCGAGCAGATCAACAAAGCGATCACGCAGATCGACCACGTGACTCAAGACAACGCTTCTCAAACGGAAGAGATGAGTTGCACGGCATCGTCGCTGTTGAACCAATCGCAACTTCTTCAGACCGTGGTCTCGCAGTTCAATCTTAGCAAGAACGAACCGACGGATGCCGCGATGCCTATAGCGACGGTCTCGGCGAAGTCGCCAAAGCGAGCCCCCATCTCCGAGCATCGCAGAAAGCCCCGCCCAGCCGTTACCAGGCCGATCGAACGCACACCAGTGGTCGATCACGTAGACGACATGGAACTGGTAGGCGTGGGAGCCGACTACGGCGCGTTCGAAGAGTTTTAA
- a CDS encoding efflux transporter outer membrane subunit: MRLCAHLIICTLAACLSGCIVGPDYFRPHTEVPQEWRPDESTTAELQAEACWWLGFGDSTLDQLMSEAVDNNLSLREAALRIAQARYQRCVVRGDLFPQFDGETAYNFQKQPTTGGLTGQLVGDDGGGGGFQFDDTFDQYSMGLNGSWEIDIFGRLRRNVQAARAEVCASVWAYRDTMVLMLAEVATNYVDARAFQRRLAIAQENLKAQQRSLEITQKRFEAELISELDVAQARANVETTRAEIPTLEIGYQQAVNRLSVLLGRAPGYVDELLSGSQPIPQPPGEVAVGIPADLLRRRPDIRQAEYTLVAQVARIGAAKADLFPSLSLTGSFGVQSQRVNNLFTDNSISANVGPTLRWNLLNFGRVRCNIRLQDALATEYVAAYQRTVLEAAEEVDNALINYTRQQKRQSALADSVAALERAVELAVTQYQRGTVDFQRVLDSQRSLLQAQDQLATTEGEVTASLIELYRALGGGWDCPQQREQIVAVIPLGEIELPTTPEPVPTDAVEGLDAPQLPTDQPEPANAPLELEEPTLEPMPELENPLKLDDVLLLPTVPEPIE, encoded by the coding sequence ATGCGTCTGTGCGCTCACCTTATTATCTGTACGCTTGCGGCCTGCCTTTCGGGCTGTATCGTAGGGCCCGACTACTTTCGCCCTCACACCGAGGTCCCTCAGGAGTGGCGCCCGGACGAAAGCACCACCGCTGAGCTTCAAGCCGAAGCCTGCTGGTGGCTCGGTTTTGGCGACTCCACGCTCGACCAACTCATGAGCGAAGCGGTCGACAATAACCTGTCGCTCCGCGAAGCGGCACTTCGCATTGCTCAGGCTCGCTACCAACGCTGCGTCGTACGCGGCGATCTGTTTCCTCAGTTCGATGGCGAGACGGCCTACAACTTTCAGAAGCAACCCACTACTGGCGGGCTCACCGGCCAGCTCGTGGGCGACGACGGCGGCGGTGGTGGCTTCCAGTTCGACGATACCTTCGATCAATACTCCATGGGTCTCAACGGTAGTTGGGAGATCGATATCTTCGGGCGACTCCGTCGCAACGTGCAAGCCGCCCGAGCCGAAGTGTGCGCCAGCGTCTGGGCGTATCGCGATACCATGGTGCTGATGCTCGCCGAGGTTGCAACAAACTACGTCGACGCTCGCGCCTTCCAGCGCCGGCTCGCGATCGCTCAGGAGAATCTCAAAGCTCAGCAGCGGAGCCTGGAGATCACCCAAAAACGATTCGAAGCCGAGCTGATCAGCGAACTCGACGTCGCTCAGGCTCGAGCGAATGTCGAAACCACTCGCGCCGAGATTCCTACGCTCGAAATCGGCTACCAACAAGCGGTCAACCGGTTGAGCGTGTTGCTCGGTCGCGCACCAGGCTATGTCGACGAGCTGCTCTCCGGCAGCCAGCCGATTCCTCAACCGCCAGGCGAAGTTGCAGTCGGCATTCCGGCCGACCTGCTGCGTCGCCGCCCCGATATTCGCCAAGCCGAGTACACCCTCGTCGCACAAGTCGCTCGCATCGGGGCAGCCAAGGCCGACCTGTTCCCGAGCTTGTCGCTCACTGGCTCGTTCGGCGTGCAATCGCAACGCGTCAACAACCTGTTTACCGATAACAGCATCTCGGCCAACGTGGGACCCACGCTGCGTTGGAACCTGCTCAACTTCGGGCGGGTTCGTTGCAACATTCGCTTGCAGGACGCTCTGGCCACCGAGTACGTGGCCGCCTACCAGCGAACCGTGCTCGAAGCAGCCGAGGAAGTCGACAACGCGTTGATCAACTACACTCGTCAGCAAAAACGTCAGTCCGCGCTCGCCGATAGCGTCGCGGCCCTCGAGCGGGCCGTCGAGCTTGCGGTTACCCAGTACCAACGCGGCACCGTCGACTTCCAGCGAGTGCTCGACTCGCAGCGGTCGTTGCTCCAAGCCCAGGACCAACTGGCGACCACCGAAGGGGAAGTAACCGCCTCGCTGATCGAACTCTACCGCGCCCTCGGCGGCGGCTGGGACTGCCCGCAGCAACGTGAACAAATCGTTGCCGTGATCCCACTCGGCGAGATCGAACTGCCGACCACTCCGGAGCCGGTTCCGACCGATGCTGTGGAAGGGCTCGACGCCCCCCAGCTACCCACCGACCAACCCGAACCAGCCAACGCTCCGCTGGAACTCGAAGAGCCAACACTGGAACCCATGCCGGAGCTGGAGAATCCGCTGAAGCTAGACGACGTACTGCTGCTGCCGACCGTTCCGGAACCCATCGAGTAG
- a CDS encoding efflux RND transporter permease subunit, protein MKSLVRWAIENSPGLNIVIIAVFVVGFFSFSSLRRESFPEFDLDMILISVPYPGAAPQEVEEGICQKIEEAVRSLEGIKKVTASASEGSGSVVLELETGGRSPDRVLDEVRSEVDRIPSFPLEAEEPEIRLVTARRPAIRIGVLGPDKEGAQAELELRDIAEGIRNDLLLYNEISQVDLTGARDYQIDIEIEEDTLRSHGLTLKQVAEVIGRENRELPAGSIRGSSQEVLLRGNNRRTTGTEIAKLPLVTSSGGAVLTVGDLGNVRDEFVDSASLSRVNGRPALLLSVQRSMSEDLLKAVDQVKEYVADAKLPEGYDLVTWADESVEVRGRLNLLIKNGWQGLVLVFLLLVLFLELRLAFWVAMGIPFTLMVTGTYLLGTDQTLNMLSMFGFLMALGIVVDDAIVVGENIYAHRQMGKNTLQAALDGTVEVMPSVFASVLTTIIAFAPLLFVSGIMGKFMAVMPVAIIAMLTASLIESVTILPMHLAHRDNLLFKILHVVFYVFAWVVPVAHWLNARATSALEWYISRVYEPTLAVVLRNRTIFLAGCVAMLIFTAGLVRSGVTPFVFFPKLDGNTLLASVKFPDGTPEQVTDRWTKHVEDAFWRVAKRYEEQGEPIAELSYRVVGEQVSGGGPGAVTASGGSGSHVGSVEVELLPSEKRTIKGEAIAAAWREEVGDVPGTEDLTISSRGGGPAATAIEFKLLAAPEYKDELENMVERCKEELARFPGTYAVNDDSLPGKWEYRFRIREEAASLGVKTSDLAETVRAAFYGEEVMRVQRGRHEVKIMVRYPREERRQLANFDEIRVRSDDGIERPISELAEVDIARGYSVITRIDQLRCITVSSDVDETAGNTRQITQALRSKVVPELSEEFPHVSVRWEGQQEQTAESIGSLFTGFGVAVLAMFVLLSIEFKSYFQPLIILVIIPFGIVGVVFGHALQGLPVTLFSMFGLVALTGIIINDSIVLVDFINHRVREGLPLNVAVHEAGVRRFRPVLLTTVTTICGLLPILLETSFQAQLLIPMATSIAFGEMVATVLVLYLVPVCYSVYGTLSGMDRTNVDSDDTEDPLLEDSPESRYAPEECVA, encoded by the coding sequence ATGAAATCTCTAGTACGTTGGGCCATCGAGAACTCGCCAGGGCTGAACATCGTGATTATCGCGGTGTTCGTCGTCGGGTTCTTTTCGTTCTCAAGCTTGCGCCGCGAGTCGTTCCCCGAGTTCGATCTAGACATGATCCTGATCAGCGTGCCCTATCCCGGGGCCGCTCCCCAGGAGGTGGAGGAGGGAATCTGCCAGAAGATCGAAGAAGCGGTTCGCTCGCTCGAAGGTATTAAGAAGGTCACAGCGTCGGCCTCTGAAGGTTCTGGTAGCGTGGTCCTCGAACTCGAGACCGGCGGGCGGAGTCCCGATCGCGTGCTCGACGAAGTGCGTAGCGAGGTCGATCGCATACCGAGTTTTCCGCTCGAAGCCGAGGAGCCGGAGATTCGCCTGGTGACCGCGCGGCGGCCGGCCATTCGTATCGGCGTGCTTGGCCCAGACAAAGAGGGAGCCCAGGCCGAATTGGAACTTCGAGACATTGCCGAAGGTATTCGCAACGACCTGTTGCTCTATAACGAGATCTCGCAAGTCGACCTGACTGGTGCACGCGATTACCAGATCGACATCGAAATCGAAGAAGACACCCTTCGCTCGCACGGGCTGACCCTCAAGCAGGTGGCCGAAGTCATCGGGCGGGAGAATCGCGAGTTGCCGGCTGGTTCGATACGTGGTTCGTCGCAAGAAGTGCTGCTGCGGGGGAACAACCGCCGGACGACAGGAACCGAGATCGCCAAGCTGCCACTGGTGACTTCCTCGGGCGGGGCGGTGCTCACCGTGGGCGACTTGGGCAACGTGCGCGACGAGTTCGTCGATTCGGCATCGCTCAGCCGTGTGAACGGTCGCCCTGCATTGTTGCTTTCGGTGCAGCGGAGCATGAGCGAAGACCTGTTAAAGGCGGTCGATCAAGTCAAAGAGTACGTCGCCGACGCAAAACTGCCGGAAGGCTACGACCTAGTGACCTGGGCCGACGAGTCGGTTGAGGTACGAGGTCGACTTAATCTACTAATTAAGAACGGCTGGCAAGGTCTGGTGCTGGTGTTCTTGTTGCTGGTATTGTTCTTGGAATTGCGGCTCGCGTTCTGGGTAGCCATGGGCATTCCCTTTACGCTCATGGTTACCGGCACCTACCTGCTGGGTACCGATCAAACGCTCAACATGCTGTCGATGTTTGGCTTTCTCATGGCCTTAGGCATCGTAGTGGACGACGCGATCGTCGTAGGGGAGAACATCTACGCTCATCGGCAGATGGGCAAAAACACGCTGCAAGCAGCACTCGATGGAACCGTAGAAGTGATGCCATCGGTGTTTGCCTCGGTGCTCACCACGATTATTGCCTTTGCTCCGCTGTTGTTTGTGTCGGGCATCATGGGCAAGTTCATGGCGGTCATGCCGGTTGCGATTATCGCGATGCTCACCGCTTCGCTGATCGAAAGCGTGACCATTCTGCCGATGCACCTCGCGCATCGCGACAACCTGCTATTCAAAATCTTGCACGTAGTGTTCTACGTGTTTGCCTGGGTCGTACCGGTCGCCCACTGGCTCAACGCTCGGGCAACTAGTGCGCTTGAGTGGTACATCTCTCGCGTCTACGAACCAACGCTGGCCGTGGTGCTGCGTAACCGCACGATCTTTCTAGCGGGCTGTGTAGCCATGCTGATTTTCACCGCGGGGCTCGTGCGATCGGGGGTCACTCCGTTTGTGTTCTTCCCCAAATTGGATGGCAACACGCTACTCGCTTCGGTCAAGTTTCCCGATGGTACGCCCGAGCAGGTGACCGATCGCTGGACCAAGCACGTGGAAGACGCATTCTGGCGAGTCGCCAAGCGGTACGAGGAGCAAGGCGAGCCAATTGCCGAGTTGTCGTACCGGGTGGTCGGCGAGCAGGTCTCGGGCGGCGGTCCTGGAGCGGTTACCGCCAGCGGCGGCAGCGGAAGCCATGTCGGCAGTGTCGAAGTCGAACTACTACCCTCAGAGAAGCGAACCATCAAGGGCGAAGCGATTGCTGCAGCCTGGCGCGAGGAAGTCGGCGACGTGCCCGGCACCGAGGATCTGACCATCTCGTCGCGCGGCGGAGGACCTGCCGCCACGGCCATTGAGTTCAAGTTGCTCGCCGCGCCGGAGTATAAAGACGAGCTGGAGAATATGGTCGAACGGTGCAAGGAAGAGCTTGCCCGCTTCCCGGGAACCTACGCAGTGAACGACGACTCGCTGCCTGGCAAATGGGAGTATCGTTTCCGCATTCGCGAGGAAGCCGCCAGTCTCGGTGTGAAGACTTCGGACTTGGCCGAGACCGTGAGGGCGGCCTTCTATGGCGAAGAAGTGATGCGGGTGCAGCGTGGCCGCCACGAAGTGAAGATCATGGTGCGGTATCCCCGCGAAGAACGCCGCCAGTTGGCCAATTTTGACGAAATCCGGGTGCGATCCGACGATGGAATCGAACGCCCGATCAGCGAGTTGGCCGAGGTCGACATCGCCCGCGGTTACTCGGTGATCACGCGCATCGACCAGCTCCGCTGCATTACCGTGTCGTCCGACGTCGACGAAACGGCCGGCAACACTCGGCAAATCACTCAGGCGTTGCGGAGCAAAGTGGTGCCGGAACTCTCGGAAGAGTTTCCGCATGTGTCGGTGCGGTGGGAAGGTCAGCAGGAGCAAACCGCCGAATCGATCGGCAGCTTGTTCACCGGGTTTGGTGTCGCCGTACTGGCGATGTTCGTGTTGCTATCAATTGAGTTTAAGTCGTACTTCCAGCCCTTGATCATCCTGGTGATCATTCCCTTCGGCATCGTTGGAGTGGTGTTCGGGCACGCGTTGCAAGGCTTGCCTGTTACACTGTTCAGCATGTTCGGCCTGGTTGCCCTGACCGGTATCATCATCAACGACTCGATCGTGCTGGTCGATTTCATCAATCATCGCGTGCGGGAAGGCTTGCCGCTGAACGTGGCGGTGCACGAAGCAGGAGTGCGACGTTTTCGGCCTGTGCTGCTTACCACAGTGACTACGATTTGTGGTTTGCTACCGATCTTGCTCGAGACCTCGTTCCAAGCACAATTGCTCATTCCCATGGCAACCAGCATTGCGTTCGGCGAAATGGTCGCCACCGTGCTGGTGCTGTATCTGGTGCCAGTTTGTTACTCGGTGTACGGCAC